The Halorientalis sp. IM1011 genome window below encodes:
- a CDS encoding zinc-dependent alcohol dehydrogenase family protein: MKAAVFQGVEEPLEIQDVEEPTADEDQVVVETEACGICRSDWHAWKGDWGHIGVVPTEGLIFGHEPAGRVVEVGDNVERFREGDMVTVPFNLSDGTCQHCRDGRGNICDRMVPLGFLQMAPGAFAERFPVRQADHNVVKLPDDVDPVSVAGLGCRFATAFHGLVSRVDITPGDWVAIHGCGGVGLSAVHIADALGANVIAVDIKDEQLWAAEGLGADEIINATEVKDAAQAVKAHVDGTGGVDVAVDALGVAETCKAAVNSLGKGGQHLQIGLTTGEDEGQVKMPIDNMVMDEREFYGSFGMPPNEYDQIFRMMARDKIDPGQIVTETVALDDVPDVIANMGNYETVGIPVCNEF; the protein is encoded by the coding sequence ATGAAAGCAGCAGTCTTTCAGGGGGTCGAAGAACCGCTGGAGATCCAGGACGTGGAGGAGCCGACTGCGGACGAAGATCAGGTGGTCGTCGAGACCGAGGCCTGTGGGATCTGCCGGAGCGACTGGCACGCCTGGAAGGGCGACTGGGGACACATCGGCGTGGTCCCGACAGAGGGACTGATCTTCGGCCACGAACCGGCCGGCCGCGTCGTCGAGGTGGGGGACAACGTCGAGCGGTTCCGCGAGGGTGACATGGTGACCGTACCCTTCAACCTCTCCGACGGCACCTGTCAGCACTGCCGGGACGGCCGCGGGAACATCTGTGACCGGATGGTCCCCCTCGGCTTCCTGCAGATGGCCCCCGGGGCCTTCGCCGAGCGGTTCCCCGTGCGCCAGGCCGACCACAACGTCGTGAAACTGCCCGACGACGTGGACCCCGTCAGCGTCGCCGGCCTCGGCTGTCGGTTCGCCACGGCCTTCCACGGGCTGGTCAGCCGCGTCGACATCACGCCCGGCGACTGGGTGGCCATCCACGGCTGTGGCGGCGTCGGCCTCTCCGCCGTCCACATCGCCGACGCGCTCGGTGCCAACGTGATCGCCGTCGACATCAAGGACGAACAGCTCTGGGCCGCGGAAGGACTCGGCGCCGACGAGATCATCAACGCAACCGAGGTCAAGGACGCCGCGCAGGCGGTCAAGGCACACGTCGACGGCACGGGCGGCGTCGACGTGGCCGTGGACGCGCTGGGCGTCGCCGAGACCTGCAAGGCCGCCGTCAACTCCCTCGGAAAGGGCGGTCAGCACCTCCAGATCGGCCTCACGACCGGCGAGGACGAGGGGCAGGTCAAGATGCCCATCGACAACATGGTCATGGACGAACGCGAGTTCTACGGTTCGTTCGGGATGCCGCCGAACGAGTACGACCAGATCTTCCGCATGATGGCCCGCGACAAGATCGACCCCGGACAGATCGTCACCGAGACCGTCGCCCTCGACGACGTCCCGGACGTGATCGCCAACATGGGCAACTACGAGACCGTCGGCATCCCCGTCTGCAACGAGTTCTGA
- a CDS encoding HIT family protein: MTDDCPFCAIVGGDAPASVVHETDDTLAFMDIAPVTEGHALVIPKAHSAGLDGLDPDTGGRLFRVGQEIAAALRASDVPTEGINLFLADGAVAGQEVFHVHLHVIPRTGDDDVVLGFERSDPERERLDDLADAVASEL; the protein is encoded by the coding sequence ATGACCGACGACTGCCCGTTCTGTGCCATCGTCGGGGGCGACGCGCCGGCCAGCGTCGTCCACGAGACCGACGACACGCTCGCGTTCATGGACATCGCGCCCGTCACCGAGGGCCACGCGCTGGTGATCCCGAAAGCTCACTCGGCGGGACTGGACGGGCTGGACCCCGACACCGGCGGGCGACTGTTTCGGGTGGGCCAGGAGATCGCCGCGGCGTTGCGAGCCTCGGACGTGCCGACCGAGGGCATCAACCTCTTTCTGGCCGACGGCGCGGTCGCGGGTCAGGAGGTCTTTCACGTCCACTTGCACGTGATTCCCCGGACGGGAGACGACGACGTGGTGCTCGGGTTCGAGCGATCCGACCCCGAACGCGAGCGACTGGACGACCTCGCCGACGCGGTGGCGTCGGAACTGTGA
- a CDS encoding DUF460 domain-containing protein yields the protein MNARTSALDAVVFGVDVQSGDVRGDAPSYALVAFDGDSVDRDVVSRRKLRRLIEDEEPAIVATDNMYELAADKDALIHFLGELPDETKLVQVTGAERPEPLSRVAGRHNVPYGKDPMKEAEAAARLAAQNVGQEVSAFTNTTQVKVARGRSTGKGGWSEDRYTRRIHGAVKKRAREVESELDDAGLDYERDVTEKYGGFSNAIFEVEGRPADVPVSAHRSGDVRVEIERERRDGIEFRPLAKRRDHVIVGIDPGTTTAAAVVDVHGEVLDVFSTRTADTAAVIEWIIERGRPIVVAADVEPMPETVEKIRRSFEAAAWIPTSDLPVDEKKHRTREEGYDDDHQRDALAAALSAFDAHEDQFERVAEKVPPQHDLGEVLARVVAGEESVEAVLSDLERDPDDEEETTEHTVRELTAEEKKIKRLEARVDRLEDHNEDLKETIARKDDRIEEYEQELSEARREERREARERREITRLERENERLERELDEERERVEKLESKLDRLKALWKLDHSDFADVSEKQADLVPVKVIEEFTRDAIEHADEAYGLAEGDVIYLRDGSGAGRSTAQRLADVNPRVVLRSGGSLSEAADDLLFEHEIPVGPADDVGIQEVDELAVARESEVETVIEDWEDRADEREKQNNERMVDRLISEHRADRPES from the coding sequence GTGAACGCCCGCACGAGCGCGCTCGATGCAGTCGTCTTCGGGGTCGACGTCCAGAGCGGAGACGTGAGGGGTGACGCACCCTCGTACGCCCTCGTTGCCTTCGACGGCGACTCCGTCGACCGCGACGTCGTCTCCCGGCGGAAGCTCCGCCGGCTGATCGAGGACGAAGAGCCCGCCATCGTCGCCACGGACAACATGTACGAACTCGCCGCGGACAAGGACGCCCTGATCCACTTCCTCGGCGAGTTGCCCGACGAGACGAAACTCGTTCAGGTGACCGGCGCGGAGCGGCCGGAACCGCTCTCCCGGGTCGCCGGCCGCCACAACGTCCCCTACGGCAAGGACCCGATGAAAGAGGCCGAGGCGGCGGCGCGGCTGGCGGCCCAGAACGTCGGCCAGGAAGTCTCCGCCTTCACGAACACCACGCAGGTGAAGGTCGCTCGCGGGCGCTCGACCGGCAAAGGCGGCTGGTCGGAGGATCGCTACACCCGCCGGATCCACGGCGCGGTCAAGAAACGCGCCCGTGAGGTCGAGTCGGAACTCGACGACGCCGGCCTCGACTACGAACGTGACGTGACCGAGAAATACGGCGGCTTCTCGAACGCGATCTTCGAGGTGGAGGGCCGACCCGCCGACGTTCCCGTATCCGCACACCGCTCGGGTGACGTGCGGGTCGAGATCGAGCGCGAGCGCCGCGACGGCATCGAGTTCCGGCCGCTGGCCAAGCGCCGCGATCACGTCATCGTCGGCATCGACCCGGGGACGACGACCGCCGCCGCCGTCGTCGACGTCCACGGCGAGGTTCTGGACGTGTTCAGTACGCGTACTGCGGACACGGCGGCGGTGATCGAGTGGATCATCGAGCGCGGGCGGCCGATCGTCGTCGCTGCGGACGTGGAGCCGATGCCCGAGACCGTCGAGAAGATCCGGCGGAGCTTCGAGGCCGCCGCGTGGATCCCCACCAGCGACCTGCCGGTCGACGAGAAGAAACACCGCACCCGAGAGGAAGGATACGACGACGACCACCAGCGCGACGCGCTGGCGGCGGCGCTGTCGGCCTTCGACGCTCACGAGGACCAGTTCGAGCGCGTCGCCGAGAAGGTCCCGCCACAGCACGACCTGGGTGAGGTGCTGGCCCGCGTCGTCGCCGGCGAGGAGTCAGTCGAGGCGGTGCTCTCGGATCTGGAACGCGATCCAGACGACGAGGAGGAGACGACCGAACACACGGTCCGGGAACTCACCGCCGAGGAGAAGAAGATCAAGCGCCTCGAAGCGCGGGTCGACAGGCTGGAAGACCACAACGAGGACCTGAAAGAGACCATCGCGCGCAAGGACGACCGGATCGAGGAGTACGAGCAGGAGCTCTCGGAGGCCCGTCGCGAGGAGCGCCGGGAGGCCCGCGAGCGCCGCGAGATCACCCGGCTGGAGCGGGAGAACGAGCGGTTAGAGCGCGAACTCGACGAGGAACGCGAGCGGGTCGAGAAACTGGAGAGCAAACTCGACCGGCTGAAGGCGCTGTGGAAACTCGACCACTCGGACTTCGCGGACGTCTCGGAGAAACAGGCCGACCTCGTCCCGGTGAAGGTGATCGAGGAGTTCACGCGGGATGCCATCGAACACGCCGACGAGGCCTACGGGCTCGCCGAGGGCGACGTGATCTACCTGCGGGACGGCAGCGGCGCGGGGCGGTCGACGGCCCAGCGCCTCGCCGACGTGAACCCCCGGGTGGTCCTGCGGTCGGGCGGGTCGCTCTCTGAGGCCGCCGACGACCTGCTCTTCGAACACGAGATCCCAGTCGGTCCCGCCGACGACGTGGGGATCCAGGAGGTCGACGAACTCGCGGTCGCTCGCGAGAGCGAGGTCGAAACCGTCATCGAGGACTGGGAGGACCGTGCCGACGAACGCGAGAAACAGAACAACGAGCGGATGGTCGACAGACTGATCAGCGAACACCGGGCCGACCGCCCGGAGAGCTAG
- a CDS encoding uracil-xanthine permease family protein: MGTEAEDGAEASFVEYGVDDWPGLGASILLGLQHYLTMVGANVAVPLILAGALEMPTDVTARFVGTFFVVSGIATLAQTTIGNRYPIVQGAPFSMLAPAIAIVTTATATGGLPGWQAKLQVLQGAIIVAALAEVAIGYLGIVGKLRAFLSPVVVAPTITLIGLALFNTPQITAATTDWWLLGLTLGLIVLFSQYLDRRHRAFSLFPVLLGVVIAWTVAAILSATGVYTPGAAGYVDFGAVTEARPVFPITPLQWGMPRFELAFAIGMFAGVLASIVESFGDYHAVARLTGNGMPSERRINHGIGMEGLTNVFSGIMGTAGATSYSENIGAIGLTGVASRAVVQVGALVMLVVGFVGYFGQLVATVPDPIVGGLFVAMFGQIVAVGLSNLKYVDLDSSRNVFVLGISLFVGLAIPEYMANVGDVATFQAGLAGIPLAGSVLGTEAVANTVYVVGTTGMAVGGLTALVFDNTIPGSDEERGLTDWDRISEGEDAFRPLWADWFGKETTASNTGETKEER; this comes from the coding sequence ATGGGTACTGAGGCCGAGGATGGTGCGGAGGCGTCGTTCGTTGAGTACGGAGTCGACGACTGGCCGGGGCTGGGGGCGTCGATACTGCTCGGCCTCCAGCACTACCTCACGATGGTCGGGGCCAACGTCGCGGTCCCGCTGATCCTCGCGGGCGCGCTCGAGATGCCCACCGACGTGACCGCGCGGTTCGTCGGCACGTTCTTCGTCGTCTCCGGTATCGCGACGCTCGCCCAGACCACGATCGGGAACCGCTACCCGATCGTTCAGGGCGCGCCATTCTCGATGCTCGCGCCGGCGATCGCCATCGTGACGACCGCGACCGCCACGGGCGGGCTCCCGGGCTGGCAGGCCAAACTCCAGGTACTGCAGGGTGCGATCATCGTCGCCGCGCTGGCGGAGGTCGCCATCGGCTATCTGGGCATCGTCGGGAAGCTCAGAGCCTTCCTCTCGCCGGTCGTCGTCGCCCCCACGATCACCCTCATCGGACTGGCGCTGTTCAACACGCCCCAGATCACCGCCGCCACCACCGACTGGTGGCTGCTGGGGCTCACACTGGGCCTGATCGTCCTGTTCTCGCAGTACCTCGACCGCCGCCACCGCGCGTTCAGCCTGTTTCCCGTCCTGCTGGGCGTGGTGATCGCCTGGACCGTCGCGGCCATCCTCTCCGCAACGGGCGTGTATACACCGGGGGCCGCCGGCTACGTCGACTTCGGCGCGGTCACCGAGGCCCGGCCGGTGTTCCCGATCACCCCACTCCAGTGGGGGATGCCCCGCTTCGAGCTGGCCTTCGCCATCGGCATGTTCGCCGGCGTGCTGGCCTCCATCGTCGAGAGCTTCGGGGACTACCACGCCGTCGCGCGCCTGACCGGGAACGGCATGCCCAGCGAGCGCCGCATCAACCACGGCATCGGCATGGAGGGACTTACCAACGTCTTCTCCGGGATCATGGGGACGGCCGGCGCGACCTCCTACTCCGAGAACATCGGGGCCATCGGCCTGACCGGCGTGGCCTCGCGTGCGGTCGTCCAGGTCGGCGCGCTCGTGATGTTGGTCGTCGGGTTCGTCGGCTACTTCGGCCAGCTGGTCGCGACCGTGCCCGACCCCATCGTCGGCGGCCTGTTCGTCGCCATGTTCGGCCAGATCGTCGCCGTCGGCCTCTCGAACCTGAAGTACGTCGATCTGGACTCCTCGCGGAACGTGTTCGTCCTCGGCATCTCCCTTTTCGTCGGCCTCGCCATCCCCGAGTACATGGCCAACGTCGGCGACGTGGCCACCTTCCAGGCGGGACTGGCCGGGATCCCCCTCGCCGGCTCGGTTCTGGGCACGGAGGCGGTCGCCAACACGGTCTACGTCGTCGGCACGACCGGCATGGCGGTCGGCGGCCTCACGGCGCTCGTGTTCGACAACACGATCCCCGGGAGCGACGAGGAGCGCGGGCTCACCGACTGGGACCGCATCTCCGAGGGCGAGGACGCGTTCCGGCCGCTGTGGGCCGACTGGTTCGGGAAAGAGACGACGGCGTCGAATACCGGGGAGACGAAAGAAGAGCGGTAG
- the thsA gene encoding thermosome subunit alpha, with protein sequence MGNQPLIVLSEDSQRTSGKDAQSMNITAGKAVAESVRTTLGPKGMDKMLVGDTGSVVVTNDGVTILDEMDIEHPAANMIVEVAQTQEDEVGDGTTTAVVISGELLAKAEDLLDQDIHATILAQGYRQAAEKAKEILEDMAIEVSEDDTDILEQIAATAMTGKGAENAKDTLASLVVDSVRAVADDEGIDTDNIKVEKVVGGSIDESELVEGVIVDKERVHDNMPYAVEDADVALLDTAIEVPETELDTEVNVTDPDQLQQFLDQEEKQLKEMVDNLKEAGADVVFCQKGIDDMAQHYLAQEGILAVRRAKKSDIKALARSTGARVVSNIDDVTEDDLGFAGSVAEKDIGGDQRIFVEDVEDAKAVTMILRGGTDHVVDEVERAIEDSLGVVSVTLEDGQVLPGGGAPETQLALGLRDYADSVGGREQLAVEAFADAIDVVPRTLAENAGLDPIDSLVDLRSKHADGNTTSGLDAYTGEVIDMEDDGVVEPLRVKTQAVESATEAAVMILRIDDVIAAGDLKGGQSDDDGDEGPPAGGPGGAPGGMGGGMGGMGGGMGGMM encoded by the coding sequence ATGGGTAACCAGCCCCTCATCGTACTCTCCGAGGACAGTCAGCGGACATCGGGGAAGGACGCACAGTCGATGAACATCACGGCCGGGAAGGCCGTCGCCGAGTCCGTTCGGACCACGCTCGGTCCGAAAGGGATGGACAAGATGCTCGTGGGCGACACGGGCAGCGTCGTCGTCACGAACGACGGCGTCACCATCCTCGACGAGATGGACATCGAGCACCCCGCGGCCAACATGATCGTCGAGGTCGCCCAGACCCAGGAGGACGAGGTCGGCGACGGGACGACGACCGCGGTCGTCATCTCCGGTGAACTCCTCGCGAAGGCCGAGGACCTGCTGGACCAGGACATCCACGCCACGATCCTGGCCCAGGGGTACCGACAGGCCGCCGAGAAGGCAAAGGAGATCCTCGAGGACATGGCCATCGAGGTCAGCGAGGACGACACCGACATCCTCGAACAGATCGCCGCGACCGCGATGACCGGCAAGGGCGCCGAGAACGCCAAGGACACCCTGGCCTCGCTCGTCGTCGACTCCGTCCGTGCCGTCGCAGACGACGAGGGCATCGACACGGACAACATCAAAGTCGAGAAGGTCGTCGGCGGCTCCATCGACGAGTCCGAACTCGTCGAGGGCGTCATCGTCGACAAGGAGCGCGTCCACGACAACATGCCCTACGCCGTCGAGGACGCCGACGTGGCCCTGCTGGACACGGCCATCGAGGTCCCCGAGACCGAACTCGACACCGAGGTCAACGTCACCGACCCCGACCAGCTCCAGCAGTTCCTCGATCAGGAGGAAAAACAGCTCAAGGAGATGGTCGACAACCTCAAAGAGGCCGGCGCAGACGTCGTCTTCTGCCAGAAGGGCATCGACGACATGGCCCAGCACTACCTCGCCCAGGAGGGTATTCTGGCTGTGCGCCGCGCCAAGAAGTCCGACATCAAGGCCCTCGCCCGCTCGACGGGCGCTCGCGTCGTCTCCAACATCGACGACGTCACCGAGGACGACCTCGGATTCGCCGGCTCCGTCGCCGAGAAGGACATCGGCGGCGACCAGCGCATCTTCGTCGAGGACGTCGAGGACGCCAAGGCCGTCACGATGATCCTGCGCGGCGGCACCGACCACGTCGTCGACGAGGTCGAACGCGCCATCGAGGACTCCCTCGGTGTGGTCTCCGTCACCCTCGAAGACGGGCAGGTCCTCCCCGGCGGCGGCGCACCCGAGACCCAGCTCGCGCTCGGTCTCCGTGACTACGCCGACTCCGTGGGTGGCCGCGAGCAGCTGGCCGTCGAGGCCTTCGCGGACGCCATCGACGTCGTCCCGCGCACGCTCGCCGAGAACGCCGGTCTCGACCCGATCGACTCGCTGGTCGACCTGCGCAGCAAGCACGCCGACGGCAACACCACGTCCGGTCTCGACGCCTACACCGGCGAGGTCATCGACATGGAGGACGACGGCGTCGTCGAACCCCTCCGCGTCAAGACCCAGGCCGTCGAGAGCGCCACCGAGGCCGCCGTGATGATCCTGCGCATCGACGACGTCATCGCTGCCGGCGACCTCAAGGGTGGCCAGAGCGACGACGACGGTGACGAAGGACCACCTGCCGGCGGCCCCGGCGGCGCGCCCGGCGGTATGGGCGGCGGCATGGGCGGCATGGGCGGCGGCATGGGCGGCATGATGTAA
- a CDS encoding TIGR03557 family F420-dependent LLM class oxidoreductase, translating into MTEVGFALSSELFGPSELVDQAARAERAGFDFVAVSDHFHPWIPEQGESPFAWTTLGGIAEATDDITVGTGVTALNQRYHPAILAQATATAAAALDGRFFFGVGTGERLNEHVVGDYWPPSSVRREMLEEALGVIRALWRGAEITHHGTHYTVENARLFTLPEEPPPIYVSAYGPKAAELAADIGDGLYTVGPQESVRERFEDEGGSGPAYAQLTISYAETEDEAVDSAYERWPNSALPGDLSSELATPVHFEQASQSVEKEDIAAGSTVTDPDPAAHVGNIEEFADSGFDHVVVHQVGADVDGFFETYEDEVLPEIE; encoded by the coding sequence GTGACCGAGGTCGGCTTCGCACTGTCGAGCGAGCTCTTCGGCCCGAGCGAACTGGTCGACCAGGCGGCCCGCGCCGAGCGGGCCGGCTTCGACTTCGTCGCCGTCTCCGATCACTTCCACCCCTGGATCCCCGAGCAGGGCGAGAGCCCCTTCGCCTGGACGACGCTCGGGGGGATCGCCGAAGCAACCGACGACATCACCGTCGGGACGGGCGTGACCGCGCTCAACCAGCGCTACCACCCGGCCATCCTCGCGCAGGCGACCGCGACCGCCGCCGCGGCGCTCGACGGGCGCTTCTTCTTCGGCGTCGGCACGGGCGAACGGCTCAACGAACACGTCGTCGGCGACTACTGGCCGCCCAGTTCCGTCCGCCGGGAGATGCTGGAGGAGGCCCTCGGTGTGATCCGCGCGCTCTGGCGCGGCGCGGAGATCACCCATCACGGCACCCACTACACCGTCGAGAACGCCCGCCTGTTCACCCTGCCCGAGGAGCCGCCGCCGATCTACGTCTCCGCGTACGGCCCGAAGGCGGCCGAACTCGCCGCCGACATCGGCGACGGTCTCTACACCGTCGGCCCGCAGGAGTCGGTTCGGGAACGGTTCGAGGACGAAGGCGGGTCGGGCCCGGCCTACGCCCAGCTGACGATCTCCTACGCCGAGACCGAGGACGAGGCCGTCGACTCCGCGTACGAACGCTGGCCCAACAGCGCACTCCCGGGCGATCTCTCCTCGGAACTGGCGACGCCGGTCCACTTCGAGCAGGCCAGCCAGTCCGTCGAGAAGGAAGATATCGCGGCTGGAAGTACCGTCACCGACCCCGACCCGGCTGCCCACGTGGGAAACATCGAGGAGTTCGCCGATTCGGGGTTCGATCACGTCGTCGTCCACCAGGTCGGCGCGGACGTGGACGGGTTCTTCGAGACCTACGAAGACGAGGTGCTTCCGGAAATCGAGTGA
- the rio1 gene encoding serine/threonine-protein kinase Rio1: MAEFDLVDTDDVDSPGDEWEEIDVSDTEADRIARSRDREFSQFRERIKDADQFKVEASVFDDATYGALYKLVQDGHIEAFGGPISTGKEANVYSALGGRAAADVLDTPDSPEVAVKVYRINASDFRDMRGYLDGDPRFEGIGSNKSDVVKAWVRKEYANLERARQAGVRVPEPIAVERNVLVMELLGIDEGRAKRLSEVHVENPETALEVVREYMRRLYDAGLVHGDLSEYNVVLHGEELVVIDLGQAVTVHHQNSREFLERDCHNVASFFRRQGLEIEDDDLLAFVTDDEDGGD; this comes from the coding sequence GTGGCTGAGTTCGACCTCGTCGACACCGACGACGTCGACTCGCCCGGCGACGAGTGGGAGGAGATCGACGTTTCAGACACGGAAGCCGACCGTATCGCCCGCAGCCGCGACCGGGAGTTCAGCCAGTTCCGCGAGCGGATCAAGGACGCAGACCAGTTCAAGGTCGAGGCCTCGGTGTTCGACGACGCCACGTACGGCGCCCTCTACAAGCTCGTCCAGGACGGTCACATCGAGGCGTTCGGCGGCCCGATCTCGACGGGCAAGGAAGCCAACGTCTACTCGGCGCTGGGCGGCCGGGCGGCCGCCGACGTGCTGGACACCCCGGACTCGCCCGAGGTCGCCGTCAAGGTCTACCGGATCAACGCATCCGACTTCCGGGACATGCGTGGCTATCTCGACGGTGACCCCCGGTTCGAGGGCATCGGCTCGAACAAGAGCGACGTGGTGAAGGCGTGGGTCCGCAAGGAGTACGCCAACCTCGAACGCGCCCGGCAGGCCGGTGTCAGGGTCCCGGAACCGATCGCCGTCGAGCGCAACGTCCTCGTGATGGAACTGCTCGGGATCGACGAGGGGCGGGCGAAACGGCTCTCGGAAGTCCACGTCGAGAACCCCGAGACCGCCTTGGAAGTGGTCCGGGAGTACATGCGCCGGCTCTACGACGCCGGCCTCGTCCACGGCGACCTCTCGGAGTACAACGTCGTCCTCCACGGCGAGGAACTGGTCGTCATCGACCTCGGCCAGGCGGTCACCGTCCACCACCAGAACAGCCGCGAGTTCCTCGAACGGGACTGTCACAACGTCGCCTCCTTTTTCCGCCGGCAAGGCCTCGAAATCGAGGACGACGACCTGCTCGCGTTCGTGACCGACGACGAAGACGGGGGCGACTGA
- the eif1A gene encoding translation initiation factor eIF-1A translates to MSDNEGRKDLRMPDDDEVFAVVMDMLGANRVRVRCMDGVERTARIPGKMQKRIWIREDDVVLVEPWDWQDEKADITWRYEKQEADQLRQEGHIQE, encoded by the coding sequence ATGAGCGACAACGAGGGGCGCAAAGACCTCCGGATGCCCGACGACGACGAGGTCTTTGCTGTCGTCATGGACATGCTCGGTGCGAACCGGGTACGCGTCAGGTGCATGGACGGTGTCGAACGCACAGCCCGCATCCCCGGGAAGATGCAGAAACGAATCTGGATCCGGGAAGACGACGTGGTCCTTGTGGAACCGTGGGACTGGCAGGACGAGAAGGCAGACATCACCTGGCGCTACGAGAAACAGGAGGCCGACCAGCTCAGACAGGAGGGCCACATCCAGGAGTAG
- a CDS encoding pre-rRNA-processing protein PNO1 — protein sequence MQHVKIPQDRIGVLIGEGGETMREIEERAEVRLDIDSESGSVRIEKVGDPIVGLNGPDIVKAIGRGFAPEDALELLADDLMMFEEVDLKAASRNKKDMRRKKGRLIGEDGRTRELMEDLSGAAVVIYGSTLSIIGQPEQVDTVREATEMILEGAPHGSVYSFLERRHNEMKREGMEYHQFTG from the coding sequence ATGCAGCACGTGAAGATACCGCAGGACCGCATCGGCGTACTCATCGGTGAGGGCGGCGAGACGATGCGCGAGATCGAAGAGCGCGCGGAGGTTCGCCTCGACATCGACTCCGAGAGCGGGTCCGTCCGCATCGAGAAGGTAGGTGACCCCATCGTGGGGCTGAACGGCCCGGACATCGTGAAGGCCATCGGCCGCGGGTTCGCCCCGGAGGACGCCCTGGAACTGCTCGCCGACGACCTGATGATGTTCGAGGAGGTCGATCTGAAGGCCGCCTCCCGGAACAAGAAGGACATGCGCCGGAAGAAGGGCCGCCTCATCGGCGAGGACGGCCGGACCCGCGAACTGATGGAGGACCTCTCCGGCGCGGCCGTCGTCATCTACGGCTCGACGCTGTCGATCATCGGCCAGCCCGAACAGGTCGACACCGTCCGCGAGGCCACCGAGATGATCCTGGAGGGCGCACCCCACGGCTCGGTCTACTCGTTCCTCGAGCGCCGCCACAACGAGATGAAACGCGAGGGCATGGAGTACCACCAGTTCACCGGCTAG
- a CDS encoding PQQ-binding-like beta-propeller repeat protein, with amino-acid sequence MCPPTRRAVLGAVPAIAAGLAGCSLSDDDEPPVPAAWTTDIASPLPGVQFGDGPLLIGSAYYSDREPLVAGLDPATGETQWSVERLHEDERGSPVSGADGVAYTFSTTGTVRALDAASGDYRWRVSISGLPEPDPGVAAFAPMPVDDLILVPVSGREDDVADRIVALDADDGGQRWSYPLAASLSGRPDVTDGAVVLPQTDGVVEAVDLSGDRRWSISKPTPYTGVTAENGVAYVGNVAERIEALDVESGERRWQSPTDNAVTTPPVLDGADGSGSGTVYVGAGDHYVYAVDAASGTRRWRTETRAAVTSGPAHTGDALVAIAGGPFEERARGQHVPLGVSPSLHVLGADDGSRRERFITEGYQSEGDLWWVAAVGDHVYVGQERQLLRLDGGVLDA; translated from the coding sequence ATGTGCCCTCCCACTCGGCGGGCGGTCCTCGGTGCCGTTCCCGCCATCGCCGCCGGTCTCGCCGGCTGTAGTCTCTCCGACGACGACGAACCGCCCGTTCCAGCCGCCTGGACGACCGACATAGCGTCACCGCTCCCGGGCGTCCAGTTCGGAGACGGCCCCCTCCTGATCGGCTCGGCGTACTACTCGGACCGCGAACCCCTCGTCGCCGGACTCGACCCGGCCACCGGGGAGACCCAGTGGTCGGTCGAACGGCTCCACGAGGACGAACGGGGCTCACCGGTCAGCGGTGCCGACGGCGTCGCCTACACCTTCTCGACGACCGGCACCGTCCGCGCGCTGGACGCCGCGTCCGGCGACTACCGCTGGCGGGTCTCCATCTCCGGCCTCCCCGAACCCGACCCCGGGGTCGCCGCGTTCGCGCCGATGCCGGTCGACGACCTGATACTCGTCCCCGTCTCCGGACGGGAAGACGACGTGGCCGATCGGATCGTCGCGCTGGACGCGGACGACGGCGGGCAGCGGTGGTCCTACCCCCTCGCCGCCTCCCTCTCGGGCCGACCCGACGTGACCGACGGGGCCGTCGTTCTCCCCCAGACCGACGGCGTCGTCGAGGCGGTCGACCTGTCCGGCGACCGACGCTGGTCGATCTCGAAGCCGACTCCCTACACCGGTGTGACGGCCGAAAACGGGGTTGCCTACGTGGGTAACGTCGCGGAGCGGATCGAAGCGCTCGACGTCGAGTCGGGGGAGCGACGGTGGCAGTCGCCGACGGACAACGCCGTCACGACGCCACCGGTCCTCGACGGCGCGGACGGGTCGGGTTCGGGGACGGTCTACGTCGGTGCTGGGGACCACTACGTGTACGCGGTCGACGCCGCGAGTGGGACCCGGCGGTGGCGGACCGAGACGCGGGCGGCGGTCACGAGCGGCCCGGCACACACCGGCGACGCGCTCGTCGCGATCGCGGGCGGCCCCTTCGAGGAACGGGCGCGAGGACAGCACGTCCCTCTCGGCGTCTCGCCGTCGCTCCACGTTCTCGGGGCCGACGATGGATCTCGGCGCGAGCGGTTCATCACGGAGGGGTATCAGAGCGAGGGCGATCTGTGGTGGGTGGCCGCCGTCGGCGACCACGTGTACGTCGGACAGGAACGGCAACTGCTGCGACTCGACGGGGGTGTGCTCGATGCGTAG